Proteins co-encoded in one Opitutus terrae PB90-1 genomic window:
- a CDS encoding glycosyl hydrolase 115 family protein: MPLASSVTVFPNPSAVMPSPRRLPRCLRRAIALVAGCLAQPLAVFALNTPNHPLLNFQPSMGNIMELARDGRVASIYVDTADWPGVVRAAGDLQTDIARVTDLTPAITHDAANPGTRLIIVGTIGRSQLIDRLIAEGKIDVSRVRGKWESFLIQGLPGAVPNGTAIVIAGSDKRGTIFGIYDLCEQLGVSPWHWWADVTPPKRSEVYVLETAYVQGEPSVKYRGIFLNDEAPSLTNWVLAKYGTATPSTNPPVPGGIANYGREFYTRIFELLLRMKANYLWPAMWNNAFNEDDPENPRLADEYGIVMGTSHQEPMLRAQKEWDRRYGATLGSWNYATQASTLQAFWREGVRRNRNYESIITMGLRGANDTEMAPGGPEANRALLEEIVRVQRTILADEVNPDVTRVPQVWCLYKEVQDYYEAGMRVPDDVTLLWAEDNWGDLRRVPTADERARPGGAGIYYHFDYHGGPRSYQWINTSPLPKIWDQMALAKQYGADRIWIVNVGHLNKSYELPIEYFLSLGWDAQHWTESNTDDFTRGWAAREFGGEHAAEIADIVTRYTRYNARRKPELLSPTTYSLVNDREAETVVADYNALATRAEAVLNALPASKRDAFYQTVYFAVKSCALVNDLYVTAGRNALYAAQGRASTAAQAARVRELFAQDMALKNNFNTTFAGGRWAHFMDQTHLGYLNWQDPPTDSLRAIPLVEPTPAAAAALGVAIEGSASAWPGTAGQPALPRFDALNRQIRWIEVFNKGTDAFAFTATASAPWIVLSETTGSVGADRRLAVSIDWSAVPAGSATGTVRITGAGAEVTVAVEALNPAGVSRDTLIGFAESAGFVAIEAEHFTANRASGDRHWLKIEDYGHTLSGLRATGPVDAEPAIPGTNAPCLEYQMHTFSTGPANVTVTVGPTLNFLPGRPLRYAISVDDETPHVVTLVPAGYRAQNGNADWEESVRANARFGRSTHAFTAAGTHTLKVWMIDPGVVVQKLLVDFGGARPSYLGPTESYFAPVPPPATVSTAPQSQAVALGSTATLTVEAAGHGPFTYQWQKDGTDLPGATSSTLTLTGFAATDAGLYRVVVTNPGGSVTSAAATVRVGTSRVMNISVRGKAGTGDQTLIMGFVLAGTGNKTVLLRNKGPTLATYGVPGTLVDPELELFRESTSVRQNNDWASETAASPALFARLGAGPLLDGSRDAALVAALPAGVYSAHGRGLGGTTGIALVEAFDADAIESGVRFTNFSVRNQVGVGDEILIVGFVLSGDAPKRFLIRGVGPSLPSDVSGVLPDPELTVYNAYGSPIAENDDWDSSGPLPATFTELGSSPLPLGSHDAALMISVAPGVYSAHVRGADDTMGVALLEVYAMP; encoded by the coding sequence ATGCCCCTGGCCTCCTCCGTGACCGTCTTCCCCAACCCGTCCGCCGTCATGCCTTCGCCACGCCGACTCCCTCGTTGCCTGCGGCGAGCGATCGCGCTCGTCGCCGGATGCCTCGCCCAGCCTCTCGCGGTGTTCGCGCTGAACACTCCGAATCACCCGTTGCTGAATTTCCAGCCCAGCATGGGCAACATCATGGAGCTCGCACGCGACGGCCGCGTGGCGTCGATCTACGTCGACACCGCCGACTGGCCCGGCGTCGTGCGTGCCGCGGGCGACTTGCAGACCGACATCGCGCGCGTGACCGACCTCACCCCCGCGATCACGCACGACGCCGCCAATCCCGGTACGCGGCTGATCATCGTCGGGACGATCGGCCGCAGCCAATTGATCGACCGCTTGATCGCGGAAGGAAAGATCGACGTCTCCCGCGTCCGCGGCAAATGGGAGTCGTTTCTCATCCAGGGTCTGCCCGGCGCGGTGCCAAACGGGACCGCCATCGTGATCGCCGGCAGCGACAAACGCGGCACGATCTTCGGCATCTACGATCTTTGCGAGCAGCTCGGCGTCTCACCCTGGCACTGGTGGGCCGATGTCACTCCGCCCAAGCGCTCCGAGGTCTACGTGCTTGAAACCGCCTATGTCCAAGGCGAGCCGTCTGTAAAATACCGCGGCATCTTCCTCAACGACGAGGCGCCGTCGCTGACGAACTGGGTCTTGGCGAAATACGGCACCGCCACGCCGAGCACGAATCCGCCGGTGCCGGGCGGGATCGCGAACTACGGCCGCGAGTTCTACACGCGGATTTTCGAGCTGCTGCTGCGGATGAAGGCCAACTACCTCTGGCCCGCGATGTGGAACAACGCGTTCAACGAAGACGATCCGGAGAACCCGCGGCTCGCCGACGAATACGGCATCGTCATGGGCACGTCGCACCAGGAGCCGATGCTGCGCGCGCAGAAGGAATGGGATCGCCGCTACGGCGCCACCCTCGGCTCATGGAACTACGCCACGCAGGCGTCGACGCTGCAGGCGTTCTGGCGCGAAGGTGTCCGGCGCAACCGGAACTACGAAAGCATTATCACCATGGGCCTCCGTGGCGCCAACGACACCGAGATGGCGCCGGGCGGACCCGAAGCCAACCGCGCACTGCTCGAGGAGATCGTCCGCGTGCAGCGCACGATTCTCGCCGACGAGGTGAACCCCGACGTCACCCGCGTACCGCAGGTATGGTGCCTCTACAAGGAAGTGCAGGATTACTACGAGGCCGGCATGCGCGTACCCGACGATGTCACGCTGCTCTGGGCCGAGGATAACTGGGGTGATCTCCGCCGCGTTCCCACTGCGGACGAGCGCGCTCGCCCGGGCGGCGCCGGCATTTACTATCATTTCGATTACCACGGCGGCCCGCGCAGCTATCAGTGGATCAACACCAGCCCACTGCCGAAGATCTGGGATCAGATGGCGCTGGCGAAACAGTATGGCGCCGACCGGATCTGGATCGTGAACGTCGGCCATCTGAACAAAAGCTACGAGCTGCCGATCGAGTATTTCCTCAGCCTCGGCTGGGACGCGCAGCACTGGACCGAATCGAACACCGACGATTTCACGCGCGGCTGGGCCGCACGAGAGTTCGGTGGAGAGCACGCCGCGGAAATCGCCGACATCGTGACCCGTTACACGCGCTACAATGCCCGGCGCAAACCCGAGCTGCTCTCGCCGACCACCTACAGCCTGGTGAACGACCGCGAGGCGGAAACCGTCGTCGCAGACTACAACGCCCTCGCCACTCGCGCGGAAGCGGTGTTGAACGCGCTGCCCGCGAGCAAACGCGACGCGTTTTACCAGACCGTGTACTTTGCCGTGAAATCCTGCGCGCTGGTGAACGACCTCTACGTCACCGCCGGTCGCAATGCGCTCTACGCCGCGCAAGGTCGCGCGAGCACCGCCGCGCAGGCGGCGCGCGTGCGCGAGCTGTTCGCGCAAGACATGGCGCTGAAGAACAATTTCAACACCACGTTCGCCGGCGGCCGCTGGGCGCACTTCATGGATCAGACCCACCTCGGCTACCTCAATTGGCAGGATCCGCCGACCGATAGCTTGCGTGCGATTCCGCTCGTTGAACCCACGCCGGCAGCGGCGGCTGCGCTCGGCGTCGCGATCGAGGGCTCAGCGTCCGCGTGGCCCGGCACCGCCGGCCAGCCGGCGCTGCCGCGGTTCGATGCGCTCAACCGGCAGATACGCTGGATCGAGGTGTTTAACAAAGGCACGGACGCATTCGCCTTCACCGCGACTGCGAGCGCGCCGTGGATCGTGCTCAGCGAAACCACCGGCTCGGTCGGCGCCGATCGTCGGCTCGCCGTGAGCATTGACTGGTCGGCCGTGCCCGCCGGCTCGGCGACCGGCACGGTGCGGATCACCGGCGCCGGCGCGGAGGTCACCGTTGCCGTCGAAGCGCTCAACCCTGCGGGCGTCAGCCGCGACACGCTGATCGGGTTCGCGGAAAGCGCGGGGTTCGTCGCCATCGAAGCCGAGCATTTCACCGCGAACCGCGCGAGCGGTGATCGGCATTGGCTGAAGATCGAAGACTACGGGCACACGCTTTCCGGTCTGCGCGCCACCGGTCCGGTCGACGCCGAACCCGCCATTCCCGGCACGAACGCGCCGTGCCTCGAATACCAGATGCACACGTTCTCGACCGGCCCGGCGAACGTCACGGTCACCGTCGGACCGACGCTGAACTTCCTGCCCGGCCGACCGCTGCGCTACGCGATCTCTGTCGACGACGAAACGCCGCACGTCGTCACGCTGGTGCCTGCGGGGTATCGCGCGCAGAACGGCAACGCCGACTGGGAGGAAAGCGTGCGCGCCAACGCGCGGTTCGGCCGATCGACGCACGCGTTCACCGCCGCTGGCACGCACACGCTCAAGGTTTGGATGATCGATCCCGGCGTCGTCGTGCAGAAACTGCTGGTCGATTTCGGCGGTGCGCGGCCGAGCTATCTCGGTCCGACGGAAAGTTATTTCGCCCCGGTGCCGCCGCCCGCCACCGTCTCCACCGCTCCGCAATCGCAGGCGGTCGCGCTCGGCAGCACAGCGACGCTCACCGTCGAGGCCGCGGGCCACGGACCGTTCACCTATCAGTGGCAGAAAGACGGCACGGATCTCCCCGGCGCGACGAGTTCCACACTCACGCTCACCGGTTTCGCTGCGACCGACGCTGGTCTGTATCGCGTCGTCGTCACGAATCCGGGTGGCAGCGTGACCTCGGCTGCCGCGACGGTGCGCGTCGGCACGAGCCGCGTGATGAACATCTCCGTGCGCGGCAAGGCGGGCACCGGCGATCAGACGCTGATCATGGGCTTCGTGCTCGCTGGCACCGGCAACAAAACGGTGCTGCTTCGCAACAAGGGTCCCACCCTCGCGACCTACGGCGTACCGGGTACGCTGGTGGATCCCGAGCTGGAGTTGTTTCGTGAGTCAACGAGCGTCCGCCAGAACAACGACTGGGCCAGCGAAACGGCCGCGTCCCCGGCGTTGTTCGCGCGGCTGGGAGCGGGCCCGCTGCTCGACGGCTCGCGCGACGCGGCGCTGGTCGCGGCGCTCCCGGCCGGCGTTTACTCGGCGCACGGCCGCGGACTCGGCGGCACGACTGGCATCGCGCTCGTCGAAGCGTTCGACGCCGATGCGATCGAGAGCGGCGTGCGGTTCACCAATTTTTCCGTGCGGAACCAGGTCGGCGTTGGCGACGAGATTCTGATCGTCGGCTTCGTGCTGTCGGGCGACGCGCCAAAACGTTTCCTCATTCGCGGTGTCGGGCCTTCGCTGCCAAGCGACGTTTCCGGCGTCCTCCCCGATCCGGAGCTGACTGTCTACAACGCGTATGGCTCGCCCATCGCCGAGAACGACGACTGGGACAGCTCCGGCCCGCTGCCCGCCACGTTCACCGAACTCGGTTCCTCGCCGCTGCCGCTCGGCTCGCATGATGCCGCGCTGATGATCAGCGTCGCACCGGGCGTTTACTCGGCGCACGTTCGCGGAGCTGACGACACGATGGGCGTGGCGCTGCTCGAGGTTTACGCGATGCCGTGA
- a CDS encoding tetratricopeptide repeat protein, which translates to MSLSPPTVRPSLLTAAVCCVLFACTVLLFSRGLSYDFSNYDDPAFVTNNVHVQAGFTKESLAWAFTGQADYWHPLTWLSHMLDWQLWRDNAGGHHLTSVLWHALNAVLAFLVLRRLTGAPWTSAFAAALFAWHPLRVESVVWITERKDVMSGCFFLLTLWAFAAYAQRRDAHSGRSLRPSQTDPHAVPAEAHLGAPSIPSAPARPWPFYLLTLGLFLAGLMCKPMLVTLPGVLFLLNVWPLRRLDLSVLDRAMWRRTGQLLLEQVPLLALSLAIATVTVLMQQTQGAFVLDLPFGARLGNAVVSIARYLGKFLWPANLTVCYPHPGHWPWLVIMGATALVVVVTAVAWWQRRARPWVLVGWAGFLVALLPALGLIQVGFQAMADRYTYAPILLLQLALLWTLAPLLAARPFARKTAAVTAVAVLLGGAIRTWEQQAVWRDPTTLFRHALAVTERNEVGHALLAYTLATQSELEEAAIHSRRALELNPRNRTALFTLASVLERQGHAGDAAELYRRVLELNPKDSDTEYRLGLLLLRQRDPGAQQHLHAVGQRHPELVQQRIAEGMDHTLHGRAHLGLAQFEVALALNPDEPAAHFGAGLALAQLDRDDDAITAHRNALRLRADYPEAHTELGLLLLSRGEPAEAETHFRAALRSAPELATAHLGLARAAEQLGRADEATASFTRAVELAPDSPLVQRTAAQAFARRQQFAAAVEHYQRAIELQPQDAALRAELGYALILSGRRADGIAAWKAALALDPTLPGLRERLDRLERTEAR; encoded by the coding sequence GTGTCACTCTCCCCGCCCACCGTCCGGCCTTCGCTTCTCACCGCGGCGGTGTGCTGCGTGCTTTTCGCCTGCACCGTGCTGCTGTTCAGCCGCGGGCTGAGCTACGACTTCAGCAACTACGACGATCCCGCCTTCGTGACGAACAACGTCCACGTTCAGGCCGGCTTCACCAAGGAGAGCCTCGCCTGGGCCTTCACCGGACAGGCGGACTACTGGCATCCGCTCACGTGGCTGTCGCACATGCTCGACTGGCAGTTGTGGCGCGACAACGCCGGCGGACATCACCTCACCAGCGTCCTGTGGCACGCGCTGAACGCCGTGCTCGCGTTCCTCGTGCTGCGGCGGTTGACCGGCGCGCCGTGGACGTCCGCGTTCGCGGCGGCCCTGTTCGCGTGGCATCCCTTGCGCGTCGAGTCGGTGGTGTGGATCACCGAACGCAAAGACGTGATGAGCGGCTGCTTTTTTCTGCTCACGCTCTGGGCGTTCGCGGCCTATGCGCAGCGCCGTGATGCTCACAGCGGCCGGTCCCTGCGTCCGTCGCAAACCGACCCGCACGCCGTTCCGGCGGAGGCGCACCTGGGTGCGCCCTCGATCCCATCCGCGCCTGCGCGCCCCTGGCCATTTTATCTGCTCACGCTCGGGCTGTTTCTCGCCGGGCTGATGTGCAAGCCGATGCTCGTGACGCTGCCGGGCGTGCTCTTTCTACTCAACGTCTGGCCGCTGCGCCGCCTCGATCTGAGCGTGCTCGATCGCGCCATGTGGCGCCGCACCGGCCAGCTGTTGTTGGAACAGGTGCCGCTGCTCGCGCTCTCGCTCGCGATCGCCACGGTGACCGTGCTTATGCAGCAGACGCAGGGCGCGTTCGTCCTCGATTTGCCGTTCGGCGCGCGGCTCGGCAACGCGGTCGTGTCGATCGCCCGCTATCTCGGCAAGTTCCTCTGGCCGGCCAACCTCACTGTCTGCTATCCGCATCCCGGTCACTGGCCGTGGCTCGTCATCATGGGCGCGACCGCGCTCGTGGTTGTCGTAACCGCCGTCGCCTGGTGGCAGCGTCGCGCGCGGCCATGGGTATTGGTCGGCTGGGCCGGCTTTCTCGTCGCGCTGCTCCCCGCGCTCGGACTCATCCAGGTCGGATTCCAAGCGATGGCCGACCGCTACACCTACGCGCCGATCCTGCTCCTGCAGCTCGCGCTGCTCTGGACTCTCGCCCCGCTGCTCGCCGCGCGACCGTTCGCGCGTAAAACCGCGGCGGTGACCGCCGTCGCGGTACTGCTCGGCGGTGCGATCCGCACGTGGGAGCAACAAGCGGTGTGGCGCGATCCAACGACCCTTTTCCGGCACGCGCTCGCGGTCACCGAGCGCAACGAGGTCGGACACGCGCTACTCGCTTACACGCTCGCGACGCAGAGCGAGTTGGAGGAAGCGGCCATCCACAGCCGCCGCGCACTCGAGCTGAATCCGCGCAACCGGACGGCGCTGTTCACCCTCGCCAGCGTGCTCGAACGTCAGGGCCACGCCGGCGACGCCGCCGAGCTTTACCGCCGCGTGCTGGAGCTGAACCCGAAGGACAGCGACACCGAGTATCGACTCGGATTACTCCTGCTGCGCCAGCGCGACCCCGGGGCGCAGCAACATCTCCACGCCGTGGGCCAGAGACATCCCGAGCTCGTGCAGCAACGCATCGCCGAAGGCATGGACCACACGCTGCACGGACGCGCACACCTCGGACTCGCCCAGTTCGAGGTCGCGCTCGCGCTCAATCCGGATGAACCGGCCGCGCATTTCGGCGCTGGGCTGGCGCTGGCCCAGCTGGACCGCGACGACGACGCGATCACTGCGCATCGCAACGCGCTCCGGCTGCGCGCCGACTATCCGGAAGCGCACACCGAACTCGGTCTCCTGTTGCTCAGCCGCGGTGAGCCCGCCGAGGCCGAGACGCATTTTCGCGCCGCCCTCCGCTCCGCGCCCGAACTCGCGACAGCGCACCTCGGACTCGCGCGGGCGGCGGAGCAGCTGGGCCGGGCTGACGAAGCAACGGCGAGTTTCACGCGCGCCGTGGAGCTGGCGCCCGACAGCCCGCTCGTGCAGCGAACGGCCGCCCAGGCCTTCGCGCGGCGGCAGCAGTTCGCCGCCGCCGTGGAGCACTACCAGCGCGCCATCGAGCTGCAGCCACAGGATGCCGCGCTTCGCGCCGAGCTCGGCTATGCGCTGATTCTCAGCGGTCGCCGCGCGGATGGCATTGCGGCGTGGAAAGCCGCGCTCGCGCTCGACCCCACCCTGCCCGGCCTGCGCGAGCGGCTCGACCGGCTCGAACGAACCGAGGCGCGATAG
- a CDS encoding alpha/beta hydrolase, translating to MKTLLSCCALGVAICAVALGSPEPTTIKLWPGQPPGDTRGLPPEADLNQPSDGLIAGRKIIRLGNVSEPTVTIYSPDPAKATGAAILVAPGGGYHILAMDLEGTEVCEWLNSIGVTAALLKYRVPARPGQPRYAAPLQDAQRALGIVRSRAAEFGIDPQRIGALGFSAGAHLSTMLGNQPDERTYPVVDGADAVSSRPNFVVLVYPGGLSPRDTDGTVLAPEVHVAKEITPPTFITMAQDDPVRVENALVYYRALKAANVPVEMHLYPKGGHGFGLRRTQVTATTWPDRVVDWMKASGWLK from the coding sequence ATGAAGACGCTGCTTTCGTGCTGTGCCTTGGGCGTCGCAATCTGCGCGGTCGCGTTGGGTTCTCCGGAGCCGACGACGATCAAGCTCTGGCCGGGTCAGCCGCCGGGCGACACGAGAGGGCTTCCGCCTGAAGCCGATCTCAACCAGCCCTCGGACGGGCTGATCGCCGGCCGGAAGATCATCCGGCTCGGTAACGTGTCGGAGCCGACGGTGACGATCTACTCGCCGGATCCGGCGAAAGCCACCGGCGCGGCGATCCTGGTCGCGCCGGGGGGCGGCTATCACATCCTCGCGATGGATCTCGAAGGCACGGAAGTGTGCGAGTGGCTGAACTCGATCGGTGTCACGGCCGCGCTGCTGAAATATCGCGTGCCAGCGCGGCCGGGACAGCCGCGCTATGCGGCGCCATTGCAGGATGCGCAACGCGCGCTCGGGATCGTGCGGTCGCGGGCCGCGGAGTTCGGGATCGATCCGCAGCGGATCGGCGCGTTGGGGTTCTCGGCGGGCGCACATTTGTCGACGATGCTGGGCAATCAGCCGGACGAGCGCACGTATCCCGTGGTGGACGGTGCGGATGCGGTGAGCAGTCGGCCAAACTTTGTCGTGCTCGTTTACCCGGGCGGACTGTCGCCGCGGGACACCGATGGCACCGTGCTCGCGCCGGAGGTGCACGTTGCCAAGGAGATCACGCCGCCGACGTTCATCACGATGGCGCAGGACGATCCGGTGCGGGTGGAGAATGCGTTGGTATATTACCGGGCGTTGAAGGCGGCGAACGTGCCGGTGGAAATGCACCTCTATCCGAAGGGCGGCCACGGCTTCGGGCTGCGGCGCACACAGGTAACCGCGACCACCTGGCCGGATCGCGTGGTGGACTGGATGAAGGCGTCGGGGTGGTTGAAGTAG
- a CDS encoding glycine cleavage system protein R, with protein sequence MLATLVMTVIGPDRPGLVQLVSACIADHGGNWLESRMCRLGGQFAGIVSAEVPAERAEELTRALAGLEPQGLKVILHTERAAIAPANGSLAEIELVGHDRPGILRSVSAVLAKHKLNVEDLASERVAAPMGGGTLFQARATVLVPAGASLAAVRADLEEIAADLMVDLKLQPK encoded by the coding sequence ATGCTCGCAACCCTCGTGATGACCGTGATCGGTCCGGACCGGCCGGGCCTCGTGCAACTGGTGTCGGCCTGCATCGCGGATCACGGTGGCAACTGGCTCGAGAGCCGGATGTGCCGGCTGGGGGGACAATTCGCCGGCATCGTGAGCGCCGAGGTGCCGGCGGAGCGGGCGGAGGAGTTGACGCGCGCGCTGGCCGGGCTCGAGCCGCAGGGGTTGAAGGTGATCCTCCACACGGAGCGTGCGGCGATCGCGCCGGCGAACGGCAGCCTGGCAGAAATCGAACTCGTTGGGCACGACCGGCCCGGGATTTTGCGGAGCGTTTCCGCCGTGCTGGCGAAGCACAAACTCAACGTGGAGGATCTCGCGTCGGAGCGCGTCGCGGCGCCGATGGGCGGCGGCACGTTGTTTCAAGCGCGGGCAACGGTACTCGTGCCGGCCGGTGCGAGCCTCGCGGCGGTTCGCGCCGACCTCGAGGAGATCGCGGCCGATCTGATGGTGGATTTGAAGCTGCAGCCGAAGTGA
- a CDS encoding GAF domain-containing protein, translated as MSTPADPRALSALYRLTSLARQAEDPHSVLRDALEVLVSTFQADAGSIALFNPSTGLLEDEVQHGLPPSADPSGLKLGHGITGWCVLNARSLLVPDVSTEPRYIAERSATRCEMAVPMRDGERVIGVANLESDRRGGFSAEDLALLEQLTAETTHLVLLLWRTRHLQAKARQFETLLSSGQSLVAKLEKQELFATLTRDTREMMQGRSCALFHQPADAALVRCVAQDHADATTPGIPAGDLPIKSSLVAAAFHTKRQVEFSDVQSPGFGGLADLPDDPTLHSALYTPLLHEGEVFGVLAVFLDRVHRFDDDEKRACASLASLGAVALQNARLYARVFESEEKLRKSEQLTTLGLLAAEIAHEIRNPLTVIKLLHGGLGLDFPPDDPRRTDVRVINEKLDQLESIVSRVLNFAKAPAALHSRWSVADMISDTLVLVRPKLAQAHIHLSFQAPAQPLVVDAHKGQLQQVLLNLIFNATEAMTATSVPSTPEPPPARRELSIAVGQELRGSVSMVTIDVTDSGAGIAPELAPRIFDSFLSGRTGGTGLGLAIAKRILESHHGEITLRATGPSGTTMRVTLPLAKS; from the coding sequence ATGTCCACGCCCGCCGATCCGCGTGCCCTCTCCGCCCTCTACCGGCTGACCTCGCTCGCTCGTCAGGCCGAGGATCCGCATTCGGTGCTCCGCGACGCGCTCGAGGTGCTGGTGTCCACATTCCAGGCCGACGCCGGCTCGATCGCGTTGTTCAACCCGTCGACCGGCCTGCTCGAAGACGAGGTCCAGCACGGTCTGCCGCCGTCGGCTGATCCGTCCGGTTTGAAGCTCGGCCACGGCATTACCGGCTGGTGCGTCCTCAACGCCCGCTCGCTGCTCGTGCCGGACGTCTCCACCGAGCCGCGCTACATCGCCGAGCGCTCCGCCACGCGCTGCGAAATGGCGGTGCCCATGCGCGACGGCGAACGCGTGATCGGCGTGGCCAATCTCGAGAGCGACCGCCGTGGCGGGTTCTCGGCCGAGGATCTCGCGCTGCTCGAGCAGCTCACCGCGGAAACGACACATCTCGTCCTGCTGCTCTGGCGCACCCGGCACCTGCAGGCCAAGGCGCGGCAGTTCGAAACGCTGCTCTCCTCCGGCCAGTCGCTCGTGGCCAAGCTGGAGAAACAGGAACTCTTCGCCACGCTCACGCGCGATACTCGCGAGATGATGCAGGGGCGCAGCTGCGCGCTGTTCCATCAACCCGCGGACGCTGCACTCGTCCGCTGCGTGGCGCAGGATCACGCGGACGCAACCACGCCGGGAATTCCAGCCGGCGACTTGCCGATCAAGAGCTCGCTCGTCGCGGCGGCCTTTCACACGAAGCGGCAGGTCGAATTCTCCGACGTGCAATCGCCCGGGTTCGGTGGGCTCGCCGATCTGCCCGACGACCCGACGCTGCATTCCGCGCTCTACACTCCGCTGCTGCACGAGGGCGAGGTGTTCGGCGTGCTCGCGGTGTTTCTCGATCGCGTGCACCGGTTCGACGACGACGAGAAACGCGCCTGCGCCAGCCTCGCGAGCCTGGGCGCCGTGGCGCTCCAAAACGCCCGGCTCTACGCGCGCGTGTTCGAGAGCGAGGAAAAGCTGCGCAAGAGCGAACAGCTCACCACGCTCGGTCTGCTCGCGGCGGAGATCGCGCACGAGATCCGGAATCCGCTCACCGTGATCAAGCTGCTCCACGGCGGACTCGGGCTCGATTTCCCGCCCGACGATCCGCGGCGCACCGACGTCCGCGTGATCAACGAGAAACTCGATCAGCTCGAATCGATCGTGTCCCGCGTGCTCAACTTCGCCAAGGCGCCCGCCGCGCTGCACTCGCGCTGGTCAGTCGCGGACATGATCTCCGACACGCTCGTGCTCGTCCGCCCCAAGCTGGCGCAGGCGCACATCCACCTGAGTTTCCAGGCTCCCGCGCAGCCACTCGTCGTCGACGCACACAAGGGCCAGCTCCAGCAGGTTCTGCTCAATCTGATCTTCAACGCCACCGAGGCGATGACGGCCACAAGCGTCCCGTCGACTCCCGAGCCGCCGCCAGCGCGCCGCGAGCTGTCGATCGCCGTTGGTCAGGAACTCCGCGGCTCTGTCTCCATGGTCACGATCGACGTGACCGACAGCGGCGCCGGCATCGCGCCGGAACTGGCCCCGCGGATTTTCGATTCGTTCCTGTCCGGACGCACCGGCGGCACGGGACTCGGGCTCGCGATCGCCAAGCGGATTCTCGAGAGCCATCATGGCGAAATCACGCTTCGAGCCACCGGCCCCAGCGGAACCACGATGCGCGTCACCCTCCCGCTGGCGAAAAGCTAG